In Acinetobacter sp. C32I, one genomic interval encodes:
- a CDS encoding aldehyde dehydrogenase family protein has protein sequence MKNYINGKWQATTGTAQIAVINPNNEAQILDYTAASTHDVDAAVAAANQALDDWSMTTPQQRAEWLNKIADQLDTEKTRLIELSHRNNGKSSEQAQVDVENSIKCYRYYADLVQSMAFSQTTQCEDGTELTHQQNPVGVVALITPWNFPLITSAWKIAPALAAGCSIVFKPSELVPLPEYAFTEILDQIQFPQGVFNLILGDAVAAQHLVVHADVQKVSFTGSTEVGIHVMQAAAPSVKRVTLELGGKSPILILEDADLNEAVDKALGGMFYNSGQMCSATSRLLVHQSIAKPFYQKLKVAVESMQLGTDLTGPFAMGPMTTQKQFNKVHEYLDIAQQEKLQALVDLNQIALPSKGFFIQPHVFIDVPTDSRLWKEEIFGPVMCCRSFATEDEAVRLANDSEFGLAATIMTGSVEHGKKIAKRLRSGHIWINSFQMIQPGSLWGGFKKSGIGRELGESGIQSYLEENVITI, from the coding sequence TATATCAATGGAAAGTGGCAGGCAACCACAGGTACAGCACAGATTGCAGTGATCAACCCGAATAATGAAGCGCAGATTTTGGATTATACCGCTGCTTCTACACACGATGTTGATGCGGCTGTTGCTGCTGCGAATCAGGCGCTCGATGATTGGAGTATGACTACACCTCAACAACGAGCAGAATGGTTAAACAAAATTGCTGACCAGCTTGACACTGAGAAAACTCGCCTGATTGAACTTTCGCATCGAAATAATGGCAAGTCATCTGAACAAGCGCAGGTGGATGTTGAAAATAGTATCAAGTGCTATCGCTATTATGCAGATTTAGTGCAGAGCATGGCGTTTAGTCAAACCACGCAATGCGAGGATGGGACTGAACTCACCCATCAACAGAACCCTGTGGGCGTGGTTGCATTAATTACGCCGTGGAATTTTCCGTTAATCACTAGCGCATGGAAAATTGCACCTGCTTTAGCAGCAGGTTGTAGCATTGTTTTTAAACCCTCTGAACTGGTGCCTTTACCTGAATATGCCTTTACTGAAATTTTAGATCAAATCCAGTTTCCACAAGGGGTGTTTAACCTGATTCTTGGAGATGCTGTGGCAGCACAACATTTGGTGGTGCATGCGGATGTGCAAAAAGTCTCGTTTACGGGCAGCACTGAAGTTGGAATTCATGTGATGCAGGCTGCCGCACCTTCTGTCAAACGTGTGACTTTGGAACTCGGTGGAAAATCACCGATTTTAATTCTGGAAGATGCTGATTTAAATGAAGCAGTCGATAAAGCATTGGGTGGCATGTTCTATAACAGCGGTCAAATGTGTTCTGCGACATCACGCTTATTGGTGCATCAATCCATTGCCAAACCTTTCTACCAAAAATTGAAAGTCGCCGTAGAGTCGATGCAGCTTGGCACGGATCTTACCGGACCCTTCGCGATGGGGCCGATGACCACGCAAAAGCAATTCAATAAAGTGCATGAATACTTAGACATTGCGCAGCAAGAAAAACTTCAGGCATTGGTTGATCTGAATCAAATTGCTTTACCGAGCAAAGGTTTCTTTATTCAGCCACACGTTTTTATTGATGTACCTACTGACAGCCGACTGTGGAAAGAAGAAATTTTTGGTCCTGTGATGTGTTGCCGTAGTTTTGCAACCGAAGATGAGGCAGTGCGCTTAGCCAATGATTCTGAGTTTGGTTTAGCTGCAACCATCATGACAGGCTCTGTGGAGCACGGTAAAAAAATTGCTAAACGCTTGCGTTCAGGTCACATCTGGATCAATTCATTCCAGATGATTCAGCCGGGATCATTGTGGGGTGGTTTTAAAAAGAGTGGCATTGGGCGTGAACTCGGTGAGTCTGGCATTCAAAGCTATTTAGAGGAAAACGTCATTACGATTTAA